From the genome of Gemmatimonadaceae bacterium, one region includes:
- a CDS encoding aldehyde dehydrogenase family protein: protein MTSAVLADLVGGAFRPAAGGATVASVNPSDESDIVAMVPEGSAASARAAADAAAEALGGWRSLTGPARAEHLYNWAEVIRQRADELARAMTREVGKPIAESRGEVARAVVILRYYAGEAVRAVGEVIPSQAPGALQFTLQEPLGVVALVTPWNFPLAIPLWKAAPALAFGNTVVLKPSEMSAQVASLLAETAVAAKLPPGVFNVVHGIGPNVGTPLLEHSAVRGISFTGSSAVGAQVAALAARRNVRFQTEMGGKNVLIVAQDADLDAAASLAASGAMRYAGQKCTATSRVVVVRDVAADFLARLRAQIERLPLGPVDDPAAAVGPVISARSRASIATALRDARPERLFGGELPNDARFARGYFVAPLVIRLADPDAPLAQRELFGPVLGVFEAEDLDHAIHLANRTPFGLSASLFTRDIRSALKYVRRIEVGLVRVNGDTTGVDPHAPFGGMKGSSSGSREQGPAAREFYTETKTVQINP, encoded by the coding sequence ATGACGTCGGCGGTTCTGGCTGACCTGGTGGGGGGAGCCTTTCGACCGGCGGCGGGCGGGGCGACGGTTGCGTCGGTGAATCCGTCTGACGAGTCCGACATCGTCGCGATGGTGCCCGAGGGCTCTGCGGCGTCGGCGCGGGCGGCGGCGGATGCGGCGGCAGAAGCGTTAGGCGGCTGGCGATCACTGACCGGGCCGGCACGGGCCGAGCATCTGTACAACTGGGCCGAGGTCATCCGGCAGCGCGCGGACGAGCTGGCGCGGGCGATGACGCGCGAGGTGGGGAAGCCGATCGCCGAGTCGCGCGGCGAGGTGGCGCGGGCGGTGGTGATCCTGCGGTACTATGCGGGCGAGGCGGTGCGCGCGGTGGGCGAGGTGATTCCATCGCAGGCGCCGGGCGCGCTGCAGTTCACGCTGCAGGAGCCGTTAGGCGTGGTGGCGCTCGTCACGCCGTGGAATTTTCCGCTGGCGATTCCGCTTTGGAAGGCGGCGCCGGCGCTGGCGTTCGGCAACACGGTGGTGCTCAAGCCGTCGGAGATGTCGGCGCAGGTCGCGTCGCTCCTGGCCGAGACGGCCGTCGCGGCCAAGCTGCCGCCGGGCGTGTTCAACGTCGTGCACGGGATCGGGCCTAACGTCGGCACGCCGCTGCTCGAGCATTCCGCGGTGCGGGGCATCTCGTTCACGGGCTCGAGCGCCGTGGGCGCGCAGGTCGCCGCGCTCGCCGCGCGGCGGAACGTGCGCTTCCAGACCGAGATGGGCGGCAAGAACGTGCTGATTGTGGCGCAGGACGCCGACCTCGATGCCGCCGCGTCGCTGGCGGCATCGGGCGCGATGCGCTACGCGGGCCAGAAGTGTACGGCGACGAGCCGCGTCGTGGTGGTGCGCGATGTCGCGGCCGACTTTCTGGCCCGGCTGCGGGCGCAGATCGAGCGGCTTCCGTTAGGCCCGGTGGACGACCCGGCCGCGGCCGTCGGTCCGGTGATCAGCGCGCGTTCGCGCGCTTCGATCGCGACGGCGTTGCGCGACGCGCGGCCGGAGCGCCTGTTCGGCGGCGAGCTGCCCAACGACGCGCGGTTCGCCCGCGGATATTTCGTGGCCCCGCTGGTCATCCGGCTGGCCGATCCGGATGCGCCGCTCGCCCAACGCGAGCTGTTCGGCCCGGTGCTCGGTGTGTTCGAGGCGGAGGATCTCGATCACGCGATCCATCTGGCGAACCGCACGCCGTTCGGGCTGAGCGCGTCGCTGTTCACGCGCGACATCCGGTCGGCGCTCAAGTACGTGCGCAGGATCGAGGTCGGGCTGGTGCGTGTGAACGGCGACACGACCGGCGTCGACCCGCACGCGCCGTTCGGCGGCATGAAGGGCTCGAGCTCGGGCAGTCGCGAGCAGGGGCCGGCGGCGCGCGAGTTCTACACCGAGACCAAGACGGTCCAGATCAACCCGTGA
- a CDS encoding dihydrodipicolinate synthase family protein produces the protein MTTSMRTDDWRGVFPAITTPFRDDLSVDHEFLCEHAAWMVAQGATGLVPLGSLGEAPALSFDEKVRILETCRSALRAGTPLIAGISASSTAEAVALAKEAHRAGCDGLMVLPPYVYRGDWRETKAHVTAVLRATPLSCMLYNNPIAYGTDFVPEQIRELAQHDNLHAVKESSGDVRRITAIRQLLGDRLTILVGLDDLAVEGVAAGAQGWIAGLVNALPAQTMRLWEHATAGRWREARALYDWFLPLLRLDTTPKFVQLIKLVQREVGKGSARVRPPRLELDGDELDAALAGIRATLASAEARG, from the coding sequence GTGACGACATCCATGCGCACCGACGATTGGCGCGGCGTGTTTCCCGCGATTACGACGCCGTTTCGCGACGACCTGAGCGTCGACCACGAGTTCCTGTGCGAGCACGCGGCGTGGATGGTGGCCCAGGGCGCCACCGGCCTGGTGCCGCTCGGCTCGTTAGGCGAAGCGCCGGCGCTGTCGTTCGACGAGAAAGTGCGTATCCTCGAGACGTGCCGGAGCGCGCTCCGCGCCGGCACGCCGCTCATCGCCGGCATCTCGGCGTCCAGCACGGCGGAAGCGGTGGCGCTGGCGAAGGAGGCGCATCGCGCCGGGTGCGACGGGCTGATGGTGCTGCCGCCATACGTCTATCGGGGCGATTGGCGGGAAACGAAGGCGCACGTGACGGCGGTGCTTCGCGCGACGCCGCTGTCGTGCATGCTGTACAACAATCCGATCGCGTACGGCACCGACTTCGTGCCGGAGCAGATCCGCGAGCTGGCGCAACACGACAACCTGCACGCGGTCAAGGAATCGAGCGGCGACGTGCGGCGCATCACGGCGATCAGGCAGTTGTTAGGCGACCGGTTGACGATCCTGGTGGGCCTGGATGATCTGGCCGTGGAGGGCGTCGCGGCCGGTGCGCAGGGGTGGATTGCGGGATTGGTGAACGCGCTGCCGGCGCAGACGATGCGGCTGTGGGAGCACGCGACGGCCGGCCGGTGGCGTGAGGCGCGCGCGCTGTACGACTGGTTCCTGCCGCTGTTGCGGCTCGACACGACTCCGAAGTTCGTCCAGCTGATCAAGCTCGTGCAGCGCGAGGTAGGGAAGGGAAGCGCGCGGGTGCGGCCGCCGCGGCTCGAACTGGATGGCGACGAGCTCGACGCCGCGCTGGCGGGCATCCGCGCGACGCTCGCGTCGGCGGAGGCGCGCGGGTGA
- a CDS encoding proline racemase family protein: MSTAAGTIDAIEVVDSHTEGEPTRVVIAGWPLPNGTTMAERRESMRRDQDRLRQAVILEPRGHDAVVGALLTPAVSPGAATGVVFFNDVGYLGMCGHGLIGVVRTLEHLGRIGPGAVCVDTPVGLVRAELARDGSVSLENVPSFVHREEVALEVPGVGAVCGDVAWGGNWFFLTELDGAELGLSRVRELTQATMAIRDALARAGVRGEHGAPVDHIELFGPPAREDADSRNFVLCPGAAYDRSPCGTGTSAKMATLHTRGKLRAGERWRQESITGSLFTGWVEERAGMRGVIPHIEGRAFVTGRATLLFDPRDPFRLGIAAA, encoded by the coding sequence GTGAGCACGGCGGCCGGTACGATCGACGCCATCGAGGTGGTCGACTCGCACACCGAGGGCGAGCCGACGCGGGTGGTGATCGCCGGATGGCCGTTGCCTAACGGTACGACGATGGCCGAGCGCCGCGAGTCGATGCGCCGCGATCAGGATCGGCTGCGCCAGGCCGTGATTCTCGAGCCGCGCGGGCACGACGCCGTCGTCGGCGCGCTGCTCACCCCGGCGGTGAGTCCGGGCGCGGCGACGGGCGTGGTGTTCTTCAACGACGTCGGCTATCTCGGGATGTGCGGGCACGGGCTCATCGGCGTGGTGCGCACGCTGGAGCATCTGGGGCGCATCGGCCCGGGGGCGGTCTGCGTGGATACGCCGGTCGGACTCGTGCGTGCGGAGCTCGCGCGAGACGGGTCGGTGTCGCTCGAGAACGTGCCGTCGTTCGTGCATCGGGAAGAGGTGGCGCTCGAGGTGCCGGGTGTGGGCGCGGTGTGCGGCGACGTGGCCTGGGGCGGCAACTGGTTCTTCCTAACGGAGCTCGACGGCGCCGAGCTGGGGTTGTCGCGGGTGCGCGAGCTGACGCAGGCGACGATGGCGATTCGCGATGCGCTGGCGCGCGCCGGCGTGAGGGGCGAGCATGGCGCGCCGGTGGATCACATCGAGCTGTTCGGGCCGCCGGCGCGGGAGGACGCAGACAGCCGGAACTTCGTGTTGTGTCCGGGCGCCGCGTACGACCGCTCGCCGTGCGGCACCGGCACATCGGCGAAGATGGCGACGCTGCACACGCGCGGCAAACTCCGAGCGGGCGAGCGGTGGCGCCAGGAGAGCATCACGGGCAGCCTGTTCACCGGGTGGGTGGAGGAGCGCGCGGGGATGCGCGGGGTGATCCCGCACATCGAGGGGCGCGCGTTCGTGACGGGGCGTGCGACGCTGCTCTTCGACCCGCGCGACCCGTTCCGGTTAGGCATCGCGGCCGCGTGA
- a CDS encoding FAD-dependent oxidoreductase, with protein sequence MTDGARFGARRTARPDVVIVGAGIVGAACALALAREQLDVQIVDASFAGSGSTAAAMGHLVVMDDTPAQLALTSFSRGLWDRMADELPAGCEYEMRGTVWVAGNDEEMEAARAKQAVYAAHGVASSLVDAAELARMEPALRPGLAGALSVPGDGVLYPPNAARWCIERAVALGAVVRERCEAVALSRGAVRVRAAGGVEESISAGAIVIAAGIDAPRLVPELPIVPRKGHLVITDRYPGLCHAQLVELGYLRSAHGLSGESVAFNVQPRATGQLLIGSSRQLAGRDGAIDDVVLGAMVRRATSFLPALARCDVVRVWTGFRPATPDGLPLIGRWHAEPGVWIAAGHEGLGITTAPGTAALIAADLVGRAPPIDPAPYDPGRPMRPASDATPEEHACRAT encoded by the coding sequence GTGACGGACGGCGCCCGGTTCGGCGCGCGGCGAACGGCGCGGCCGGATGTGGTGATCGTCGGCGCCGGCATCGTCGGCGCGGCGTGCGCCCTGGCGCTGGCGCGGGAACAGCTCGACGTGCAGATCGTCGATGCGTCGTTTGCCGGCAGCGGCTCGACCGCGGCGGCGATGGGCCATCTCGTCGTCATGGACGACACGCCCGCCCAACTGGCGTTGACGAGCTTCTCGCGCGGTCTCTGGGACCGCATGGCGGATGAGCTGCCGGCCGGCTGCGAATACGAGATGCGCGGCACGGTGTGGGTGGCCGGCAACGACGAGGAGATGGAGGCAGCGCGGGCGAAGCAGGCCGTGTACGCCGCGCACGGCGTTGCCTCGTCGCTCGTGGATGCGGCGGAGTTGGCACGGATGGAGCCGGCGCTGCGGCCGGGCCTGGCCGGGGCGCTGTCGGTGCCGGGGGACGGCGTGCTGTACCCGCCTAACGCAGCGCGCTGGTGCATCGAGCGGGCGGTGGCGCTGGGCGCCGTGGTGCGCGAGCGGTGCGAGGCCGTTGCGCTTTCGCGCGGCGCCGTGCGCGTTCGCGCAGCGGGTGGCGTCGAGGAATCGATTTCGGCCGGCGCGATCGTCATCGCCGCGGGCATCGATGCGCCGCGACTGGTGCCGGAGCTGCCGATCGTGCCGCGCAAGGGACATCTCGTGATCACCGACCGGTATCCGGGGCTGTGTCACGCGCAGCTTGTGGAACTGGGGTACCTGCGGAGCGCGCACGGATTGAGCGGTGAATCGGTGGCGTTCAACGTGCAGCCGCGCGCGACCGGACAGCTGCTCATCGGATCGTCGCGCCAACTGGCCGGGCGCGATGGCGCGATCGACGATGTTGTGTTAGGCGCGATGGTGCGGCGTGCGACGTCGTTCCTGCCGGCGTTGGCGCGGTGCGACGTCGTGCGGGTGTGGACCGGCTTTCGTCCGGCGACGCCCGACGGGCTGCCGTTGATCGGGCGGTGGCACGCGGAGCCGGGCGTGTGGATCGCCGCCGGGCATGAAGGGTTAGGCATCACGACGGCGCCCGGGACGGCGGCATTGATCGCAGCCGACCTCGTCGGCCGCGCGCCGCCGATCGACCCTGCGCCCTACGATCCCGGACGCCCGATGCGTCCAGCGAGCGACGCGACGCCGGAGGAGCACGCGTGCCGCGCGACGTGA
- a CDS encoding FAD-dependent oxidoreductase produces the protein MPRDVTVTVDGRRISAPEGSTLASAMLGAEVTHFRTSVTGAPRAPVCGMGVCFECRVTVDGRPHQRSCLIPCTDGMRVETSPNEIGAWAPPPDAVHESRSCDVAVVGGGPAGIAAAVAASAAGARVIVIDQGMRPGGQIWRHRDPAALPKAARNWLARLGEKGGGAPPEWLARSTVFDARVGEDIVLRLTGEGARGCGAVRARRVVLATGARELLLPFDGWTLPGVLALGGAQALLKGGMVVRGKRAVVAGSGPLLLPVAAALSRAGARVMFVAEQAPIAQAAAFAAGLWSHPAKLWQAAAYGASLRGATVRFGTWVRSAEGDQGRVARVRLTNGRRAWTVPCDLLCASYGFVPAVELARLMGCDVERGRVAVDALQRTTVPNVWCAGEPTGVAGEAAALVEGRIAGLDAAGDEARARSARLQRARDGWRRFGERLTDAFRPRDEVRRLASDSTVVCRCEDVRRESLDPSWSVRQAKLYTRITMGPCQGMVCGAACTSLFGWSPGTVRPPVGGTEVARLG, from the coding sequence GTGCCGCGCGACGTGACGGTCACCGTCGACGGGCGGCGGATCAGCGCGCCGGAGGGCTCGACCTTGGCGTCGGCGATGCTGGGCGCCGAGGTCACGCATTTTCGCACGTCGGTGACGGGCGCGCCGCGGGCGCCGGTCTGCGGGATGGGCGTGTGCTTCGAGTGCCGCGTGACGGTGGACGGGCGACCGCACCAGCGATCGTGTCTCATCCCGTGCACCGACGGCATGCGCGTGGAGACGTCGCCTAACGAAATCGGCGCATGGGCGCCGCCGCCGGACGCGGTCCACGAGAGCCGCTCGTGTGATGTGGCGGTTGTGGGCGGCGGGCCGGCGGGCATCGCCGCGGCCGTCGCGGCGTCGGCGGCGGGTGCGCGCGTGATCGTGATCGATCAGGGGATGCGTCCGGGTGGACAGATCTGGCGGCACCGCGACCCGGCGGCGCTGCCGAAGGCCGCCCGGAACTGGTTGGCGCGACTCGGCGAGAAGGGGGGCGGCGCGCCACCGGAATGGCTCGCCCGGTCGACTGTGTTCGATGCGAGGGTGGGCGAGGACATCGTCTTGCGCCTAACTGGTGAGGGCGCGCGCGGGTGCGGCGCGGTGCGCGCGCGGCGCGTTGTGCTCGCGACCGGCGCGCGCGAGCTGCTGCTGCCGTTCGATGGATGGACGCTGCCGGGCGTCCTGGCGTTGGGTGGCGCGCAGGCCCTGCTCAAAGGCGGCATGGTGGTGCGCGGCAAACGCGCGGTGGTTGCGGGGTCCGGTCCGTTGCTCCTGCCGGTTGCCGCGGCGTTGTCGCGCGCCGGGGCCCGCGTCATGTTCGTGGCCGAGCAGGCGCCGATCGCGCAGGCGGCCGCGTTCGCGGCCGGCCTGTGGTCGCATCCGGCGAAGCTCTGGCAGGCGGCGGCGTACGGCGCGTCCCTGCGTGGCGCGACGGTCCGGTTCGGCACGTGGGTGCGCTCGGCCGAGGGCGACCAGGGCCGGGTCGCTCGGGTGCGCCTAACGAACGGACGGCGGGCCTGGACGGTGCCGTGCGATCTGCTCTGCGCGAGCTACGGATTCGTGCCGGCCGTCGAGCTGGCGCGCCTGATGGGGTGCGACGTCGAGCGCGGGCGGGTGGCCGTGGATGCGCTGCAGCGCACGACCGTGCCCAACGTGTGGTGCGCGGGCGAGCCTACGGGCGTCGCCGGCGAGGCGGCGGCGCTAGTCGAAGGCCGCATCGCCGGGCTGGATGCGGCGGGCGACGAGGCGCGCGCGCGATCGGCGCGGCTCCAGCGCGCGCGCGACGGCTGGCGTCGCTTCGGTGAGCGCCTCACGGACGCGTTTCGTCCGCGGGATGAGGTCCGGCGGCTGGCGAGCGACAGCACGGTGGTGTGCCGGTGCGAGGACGTGCGGCGCGAATCGCTCGATCCGTCGTGGTCGGTGCGCCAGGCGAAGCTGTACACGCGCATCACAATGGGCCCGTGCCAGGGCATGGTGTGCGGCGCCGCCTGTACGAGCTTGTTCGGCTGGTCGCCGGGAACGGTGCGGCCGCCCGTCGGCGGGACGGAGGTCGCTCGTCTCGGTTAG
- a CDS encoding M20/M25/M40 family metallo-hydrolase: MRFSALAATLAMLAAPVTAAHAQRSAALDWNALGDTAVQLLADYIRVNTTNPPGNEMAAIKFLIPVLEREGFTVQVLDTESTALGPSRGNLYVRLTGDGAKKGIALVHHMDVVPATPKFWSVDPFGGVIKDGYIYGRGALDMKSEGIVQLMAMIALERSGIHRTRDIVFIGNSDEELGSSGARIFASRHANLLHGIEYLLTEGGDNLVHDGTLEYVGVSVSEKRTFWQHLTVHGIASHGSRPTKNNPVPRLVAALDKLAHYETPLHVTPGVAKFLHDIAPTYSGEERAWLSDVRTALRDPRARAWITSNIYWNAILRNTISETVLSASNKTNVIPSEATAELDIRLLPDADPAAVLARLQAVVNDTAVHWTPFAPVNAPLESPIDTDLFRAIERAARDRVPGAIVTTPMLTGATDRPYYRALGIVTYGFDPFQVESSDAQRGVHGNDERISTANVRAGIRYLYDVLRYAQ, from the coding sequence CCATGCTCGCGGCGCCGGTGACCGCGGCTCATGCCCAACGATCGGCCGCGCTCGACTGGAACGCGTTGGGCGACACGGCGGTGCAGCTGCTCGCCGACTACATCCGCGTCAACACGACAAACCCGCCGGGCAACGAGATGGCGGCCATCAAGTTCCTGATACCCGTCCTCGAGCGCGAAGGGTTCACGGTGCAAGTGCTCGACACAGAATCGACGGCGCTCGGTCCGTCGCGGGGAAACCTGTACGTGCGCCTCACGGGCGACGGCGCCAAGAAAGGCATCGCGCTGGTGCACCACATGGACGTGGTGCCGGCGACGCCCAAATTCTGGAGCGTCGATCCGTTCGGCGGCGTCATCAAGGACGGCTACATCTACGGTCGCGGCGCGTTAGACATGAAGAGCGAGGGCATCGTGCAGCTCATGGCGATGATCGCCCTCGAACGCTCCGGAATCCATCGTACGCGCGACATCGTGTTCATCGGTAATTCCGACGAAGAGCTCGGCAGCAGCGGCGCGCGCATCTTCGCATCGCGGCACGCGAATCTGCTCCATGGCATCGAGTACCTGCTCACCGAGGGCGGCGACAACCTCGTCCACGACGGCACGCTCGAGTACGTCGGCGTCAGCGTCTCGGAGAAGCGGACGTTCTGGCAGCATCTCACCGTGCACGGGATCGCCTCGCACGGATCGCGCCCAACGAAGAACAACCCGGTGCCGCGCCTTGTGGCGGCGCTCGACAAGCTCGCGCACTACGAGACACCGCTGCACGTCACACCGGGCGTCGCAAAATTCCTGCACGACATCGCCCCGACGTACTCCGGCGAAGAGCGTGCGTGGCTCTCCGACGTGCGCACCGCCCTACGCGATCCGCGCGCGCGCGCATGGATCACGAGCAACATCTACTGGAATGCGATCCTGCGAAACACGATTTCCGAGACCGTCCTCTCGGCATCGAACAAGACGAACGTCATCCCATCCGAAGCGACCGCGGAGCTCGACATCCGATTGTTGCCCGACGCCGATCCGGCTGCCGTGTTGGCGCGGCTCCAGGCCGTGGTGAACGACACGGCCGTGCACTGGACGCCCTTCGCGCCGGTGAACGCGCCGCTCGAAAGCCCGATCGACACCGATCTGTTCCGGGCAATCGAGCGTGCCGCGCGCGACCGCGTGCCCGGCGCCATCGTGACCACCCCGATGCTCACGGGCGCCACCGATCGCCCGTACTATCGAGCGTTAGGCATCGTGACCTACGGCTTCGACCCGTTCCAGGTGGAGAGCAGCGATGCCCAGCGGGGCGTCCACGGCAACGACGAGCGGATCTCGACGGCCAACGTCCGCGCCGGCATCCGGTACCTGTACGACGTACTCCGCTACGCGCAGTGA